The following are from one region of the Synechococcus sp. CBW1108 genome:
- a CDS encoding lipopolysaccharide heptosyltransferase family protein, with amino-acid sequence MRALFLIPGGSSEQLQSFAAAAAVADQLKAEVQVVCPMAAMPIWSLHPAVGRALPFAYDQATLADWANLMGSVREPDFQLCFNLAPSRQMDLMLSLSHIPTRIAASGFSATKKITPSADAWPNQALAAYLQPIGVRLEADSFRLTLAQADLAAAAAALPAGDGPALLLAPSGAAGDWPAGQWQDLPAVIRTKLPNLRTQAALGGATAGALRQRAAQIASVDVVLASDPLTVELALLLGIPLVALGREATSLPKRAGVQGLGSATSLSQLTGAEVLAALGLG; translated from the coding sequence ATGCGCGCCCTGTTTCTAATCCCGGGCGGCAGCAGCGAGCAGCTGCAGAGTTTCGCCGCCGCCGCCGCGGTGGCCGACCAACTCAAGGCCGAGGTGCAGGTGGTCTGCCCGATGGCAGCCATGCCCATCTGGAGCCTGCATCCGGCGGTGGGCCGGGCCCTGCCCTTCGCCTACGACCAGGCCACCCTGGCCGACTGGGCCAACCTGATGGGATCGGTGCGCGAGCCTGATTTTCAGCTGTGTTTCAACTTGGCGCCCAGCCGCCAGATGGACCTGATGCTGTCCCTGAGCCACATTCCCACCCGAATTGCGGCCAGCGGTTTCTCCGCCACCAAAAAGATCACACCCAGCGCTGACGCCTGGCCCAACCAGGCCCTAGCCGCCTACCTCCAACCGATCGGGGTGCGGCTTGAGGCCGACAGCTTCCGTCTCACCCTGGCCCAGGCTGATCTCGCCGCCGCCGCCGCCGCCCTACCTGCCGGGGATGGGCCGGCCCTGCTGCTCGCCCCCTCAGGCGCGGCTGGCGACTGGCCCGCCGGCCAGTGGCAGGACCTGCCGGCAGTGATCCGCACCAAACTGCCCAACCTGCGGACCCAGGCGGCCCTGGGGGGGGCCACGGCCGGGGCCCTGCGTCAGCGGGCAGCCCAGATTGCCAGCGTCGATGTGGTGTTGGCCAGCGATCCGCTGACGGTTGAACTGGCCCTGCTACTGGGGATACCGCTGGTGGCCCTGGGCCGGGAAGCCACCAGTCTGCCCAAGCGCGCCGGGGTTCAGGGCCTGGGCTCCGCCACCTCCCTCAGCCAGCTCACGGGCGCCGAGGTGCTGGCCGCCCTGGGCCTGGGCTGA
- the lgt gene encoding prolipoprotein diacylglyceryl transferase, translating to MSSVLAIFTSPGPLVFQLGPIALRWYGLLIAIAVLLGLSLATRLGRARGIEPSLIADLLPLLVLGAVLGARLYYVLLEWRQYGCNWLDVLAIWRGGIAIHGALLGGSLAAVLFCRWRRQPFWPLLDVLVPAVALGQAIGRWGNFFNSEAFGLPTDLPWKLFIPLAFRPSEFLDQAYFHPTFLYESIWNLGVCILLLLLFRAASRGRIQLLPGTLSCVYLLAYSSGRVWIEGLRTDPLCLLAAPPFCEGGLRMAQLVSLLLIGLGGAGLWWLYGRHSPLPDPSGVSA from the coding sequence CTGAGCAGCGTGCTTGCCATCTTCACCTCCCCGGGGCCCCTGGTTTTCCAGCTGGGTCCCATTGCCTTGCGTTGGTATGGTCTGCTTATCGCCATCGCCGTGCTGCTGGGTCTCAGCCTGGCCACCAGGCTGGGCCGGGCCCGCGGCATCGAACCTTCCCTGATCGCAGACCTGCTGCCCCTGTTGGTGCTGGGGGCGGTGCTGGGTGCCCGGCTCTATTACGTGCTCCTGGAATGGCGCCAATACGGCTGCAACTGGCTCGATGTGCTGGCCATCTGGCGAGGCGGCATCGCCATCCACGGCGCCCTGCTCGGTGGCAGCCTCGCTGCGGTGCTCTTCTGCCGCTGGCGCAGGCAGCCCTTCTGGCCCCTGTTGGATGTACTGGTGCCCGCGGTAGCCCTGGGCCAGGCCATAGGCCGCTGGGGCAACTTCTTCAACTCAGAGGCCTTCGGGCTACCCACCGATCTGCCCTGGAAGCTGTTCATTCCACTGGCTTTCCGGCCCAGCGAATTTCTCGACCAGGCCTACTTTCACCCCACCTTCCTCTACGAATCCATCTGGAATCTGGGGGTTTGCATCCTGCTGTTGCTCCTGTTCCGCGCCGCCAGCAGGGGCCGCATCCAGCTGTTGCCAGGGACCCTCAGCTGCGTCTATCTGCTTGCCTACAGCAGCGGCAGGGTTTGGATCGAGGGGTTGAGGACCGATCCCCTCTGTCTGCTCGCCGCCCCGCCCTTCTGTGAGGGCGGCCTGCGCATGGCCCAGCTCGTGAGTTTGCTGCTGATCGGGCTGGGCGGTGCTGGCCTCTGGTGGTTGTACGGCCGCCACAGCCCCCTACCCGACCCCAGTGGAGTTTCCGCTTGA
- the ispD gene encoding 2-C-methyl-D-erythritol 4-phosphate cytidylyltransferase → MHLLIAAAGSGRRMGAEGNKLLLPVAGRPVLAWTLEAALACPAISWIGIVGQPLDGEAIAAIVAAAAPDRPVRWIVGGDTRQESVSRGLAALPPEAEGVLIHDGARCLVEPELLQRCAAAVSGGAAVIAATPVTDTIKQVDGEGTITATPDRRSLWAAQTPQGFPVHQLRAAHASAREQGWSVTDDAALFELLGLPVQVLEGPPSNIKLTTPFDLSVAAAVLSTRPAAH, encoded by the coding sequence GTGCATTTGCTGATCGCCGCCGCCGGCAGCGGCCGCCGCATGGGGGCAGAGGGCAACAAGCTGTTGCTGCCTGTGGCGGGTCGGCCCGTGTTGGCCTGGACCCTGGAGGCCGCCCTGGCTTGCCCTGCCATCAGCTGGATCGGCATCGTCGGGCAGCCGCTGGATGGGGAGGCGATCGCCGCGATCGTGGCGGCGGCGGCGCCAGACCGGCCGGTCCGCTGGATCGTCGGTGGCGACACGCGCCAGGAGTCGGTGAGTCGGGGTCTGGCGGCGCTGCCGCCCGAGGCGGAGGGGGTGCTGATTCACGATGGCGCCCGCTGCCTGGTGGAGCCCGAGCTGCTGCAGCGCTGTGCCGCCGCCGTATCCGGCGGGGCTGCCGTGATTGCCGCCACCCCGGTCACCGACACGATCAAGCAGGTGGACGGCGAGGGCACGATCACCGCCACCCCCGATCGCCGCTCTCTCTGGGCGGCCCAGACCCCCCAGGGCTTTCCCGTGCACCAGCTGCGGGCTGCCCACGCCAGCGCCAGGGAGCAGGGCTGGAGTGTCACCGACGACGCGGCCCTATTTGAACTGCTTGGTCTGCCGGTGCAGGTGTTGGAGGGGCCGCCCTCCAACATCAAGCTCACCACCCCCTTCGATCTCAGCGTGGCTGCAGCGGTGCTCTCGACCAGGCCTGCTGCTCATTAG
- the cobM gene encoding precorrin-4 C(11)-methyltransferase yields MTSPTVWIVGAGPGAPDLLTLRAARLLERAEVLVWTDSLVNPQIAALAPASCEQVRTSSLTLEQVLAVVLDRASAGKTVVRLHDGDPCLYGAIAEQICRLADAGIAVEVVPGLSAYQAAASALQSELTIPGLVQTIVLSRTGGRTGVPEREALEHLAALRASLCLYLSARHVEEVQAELLRHYPADTPVAIGYRVSWPDQWLSVVPLAQMAQVSRERGLIRTTLYVVSPALAAPAEARSKLYSASHNHLFRGGI; encoded by the coding sequence TTGACCAGCCCTACCGTTTGGATCGTCGGTGCGGGCCCCGGCGCCCCCGACCTGCTCACCCTGCGCGCAGCCAGGCTGCTGGAACGGGCCGAGGTGCTGGTGTGGACCGATTCCCTGGTAAATCCCCAGATCGCTGCCCTGGCTCCGGCGAGCTGTGAACAGGTGCGCACCAGCAGCCTCACCCTCGAGCAGGTGCTGGCGGTGGTGCTGGATCGGGCCAGCGCCGGCAAGACCGTGGTGCGGCTCCACGACGGCGACCCCTGCCTCTACGGCGCCATCGCCGAGCAGATCTGCCGCCTGGCCGATGCCGGTATCGCCGTGGAGGTGGTGCCGGGCCTGAGTGCCTACCAGGCTGCCGCCTCGGCCCTGCAAAGCGAACTCACCATCCCCGGGCTGGTGCAGACGATCGTGCTCAGCCGCACCGGTGGCCGCACGGGCGTGCCCGAGCGCGAGGCCTTGGAGCACCTGGCAGCCCTGCGGGCCTCCCTCTGCCTCTACCTCAGCGCCCGCCATGTCGAGGAGGTGCAGGCCGAACTCCTGCGCCACTACCCAGCCGACACCCCCGTGGCGATTGGCTACCGGGTGAGCTGGCCCGACCAATGGCTCAGCGTGGTGCCCCTGGCCCAGATGGCCCAAGTGAGCCGCGAACGGGGCCTGATTCGCACCACCCTCTACGTGGTGAGTCCTGCCCTGGCGGCGCCGGCCGAAGCCCGCTCCAAACTCTATTCAGCCAGCCACAACCACCTCTTCCGCGGCGGCATCTGA
- a CDS encoding Ppx/GppA phosphatase family protein, giving the protein MVQVPNLQPAGRRRVAAIDIGTNSIHLLVAEVDPKLCSFSVVLAEKATTRLGDRDPHSGDLSAEAIERAFRTLRHDRDLALSHGVEQIVTAATSAVREAPNGRDFLVALQEQLGLDVDLVSGPEEARLIYLGVLSGMAFGDQPHLIIDIGGGSTELVLADGRDARCLSSTRIGAVRLQREFCQQDPLPADRRGFLQAYIQGALDPAVAEVKAALRPGEQPLMVGTSGTAMALAALAAAEDPKPPLKLHGYRLSRERIDQLTARLLAMTPEQRRALSAINERRSEIIVPGALILQTAMAMLQVRELVVCDRALREGLIVDWMLRNGLLDDRFAFQSTIRERTVLHLAQSFGVDPSRADRVAAHALSLYDQSRGLLHTDDGPGRELLWAAAQLHTCGKSINISAYHKHSWYLIRHGELLGYTELEHLMVAAIGRYHRRSLPKKRHESWQLIEGREQRRTVSSMALLLRLAAALDRRPAPVIAAFQVQRQEGAVGIVLEPVAAPPGQPQVDLSLERWSLQACAAVVREACGLELRVPEH; this is encoded by the coding sequence ATGGTCCAGGTCCCCAACCTTCAGCCGGCCGGCCGGCGCCGGGTGGCGGCGATCGACATAGGCACCAATTCGATCCACCTGCTGGTGGCGGAGGTGGATCCCAAGCTCTGCAGTTTCAGCGTGGTGCTGGCCGAGAAGGCCACCACCCGGCTTGGCGACAGGGATCCCCACAGTGGCGATCTAAGCGCTGAGGCGATTGAGCGAGCCTTCCGCACCCTGCGCCACGACCGCGACCTGGCCCTCAGCCATGGCGTGGAGCAGATCGTCACCGCGGCCACCAGCGCCGTGCGGGAGGCCCCCAACGGTCGGGATTTCCTGGTGGCCCTCCAGGAGCAGCTGGGGCTGGATGTGGATCTGGTGAGTGGCCCGGAGGAGGCCCGGCTGATCTATCTGGGGGTGCTCTCGGGCATGGCCTTCGGCGACCAACCCCACCTGATTATCGATATCGGTGGTGGCTCCACCGAACTGGTGCTGGCCGACGGTCGTGATGCCCGCTGCCTCAGCAGCACCCGTATCGGTGCGGTGCGGCTGCAGCGGGAGTTTTGCCAGCAGGACCCGCTCCCCGCCGATCGCCGGGGATTTCTGCAGGCCTACATCCAAGGGGCCCTGGATCCGGCCGTTGCCGAAGTGAAGGCGGCCCTGCGGCCGGGTGAGCAGCCGCTGATGGTTGGCACCAGCGGCACGGCCATGGCCCTGGCGGCCCTGGCGGCGGCCGAAGACCCCAAACCCCCGCTCAAGCTCCATGGTTACCGGCTCAGCCGGGAGCGCATCGACCAGCTCACCGCCCGGCTGCTGGCGATGACCCCAGAGCAGCGCCGGGCCCTGAGCGCCATCAATGAGCGGCGCTCCGAAATCATCGTGCCCGGGGCGCTGATCCTGCAGACCGCGATGGCCATGCTGCAGGTGCGGGAGCTGGTGGTGTGTGATCGGGCCCTGCGAGAGGGCTTGATTGTCGATTGGATGCTGCGCAATGGGCTGTTGGACGATCGCTTCGCCTTCCAGAGCACGATCCGGGAGCGCACGGTTCTGCACCTGGCCCAGAGTTTTGGCGTTGACCCCTCCCGGGCTGATCGGGTCGCGGCCCACGCCCTGAGCCTCTACGACCAATCCCGCGGGCTGCTCCACACTGACGACGGCCCAGGTCGGGAATTGCTCTGGGCCGCCGCCCAGCTGCACACCTGTGGCAAGAGCATCAATATTTCGGCTTACCACAAGCACAGCTGGTATCTGATTCGCCATGGCGAGCTGCTGGGCTACACCGAGCTGGAGCACCTGATGGTGGCGGCGATCGGCCGTTATCACCGGCGCAGCTTGCCGAAGAAACGGCATGAGTCGTGGCAGCTGATCGAGGGCCGCGAGCAGCGGCGCACGGTGAGTTCGATGGCCCTGCTGCTGCGGTTGGCCGCCGCCCTAGACCGCCGGCCGGCCCCGGTGATCGCAGCGTTCCAGGTGCAACGGCAGGAAGGCGCCGTGGGCATAGTTCTGGAACCCGTGGCGGCTCCCCCAGGGCAGCCGCAGGTGGATCTCAGCTTGGAGCGCTGGAGCCTGCAGGCCTGCGCTGCCGTGGTGCGGGAGGCCTGCGGCCTGGAGCTCAGGGTGCCGGAGCACTAA
- a CDS encoding 4-hydroxybenzoate polyprenyltransferase: protein MAFSQLRAWLELVRWHKPSGRLILLIPAGWSLWLAPHAPPPAQLVGWIVVGGLAVSAAGCIANDLWDRRIDPLVERTRTRPLADGRVSVAEALLLLLVTLLVALGVVVWGLPPASRGACLGLAIAALPPVLLYPSAKRWFAYPQLVLALCWGFAVLIPWAARTGSLAGGWPLALVWLATLLWTFGFDTVYAMADRDDDRAIGVRSSALSLGERAPLAVALSYGLASLALGLAAGLQGTGWITWPLGLVAAAGMQWQAALLRRPNLPRSAFGRHFGRQVQLGGLLLLALVLGQLP from the coding sequence ATGGCCTTCTCCCAACTGCGGGCCTGGCTGGAGCTGGTGCGCTGGCACAAGCCCAGTGGCCGCTTGATTCTGCTGATTCCAGCCGGTTGGAGCCTCTGGCTCGCCCCCCATGCCCCGCCGCCAGCCCAGCTGGTGGGATGGATCGTGGTCGGGGGCCTGGCCGTGAGCGCAGCCGGCTGCATCGCCAACGACCTCTGGGACAGGCGCATCGACCCCCTGGTGGAGCGCACCCGCACCCGCCCCCTGGCCGATGGCCGGGTCAGCGTGGCCGAAGCGCTGCTGTTGCTGCTGGTCACCCTGCTGGTAGCCCTGGGGGTGGTGGTCTGGGGCCTGCCGCCGGCGAGCCGCGGGGCCTGCCTGGGGCTGGCGATCGCCGCCCTGCCGCCGGTGCTGCTCTACCCCTCGGCCAAGCGCTGGTTTGCCTATCCCCAGCTGGTGCTTGCCCTCTGCTGGGGCTTTGCCGTCCTGATCCCCTGGGCGGCCCGCACGGGTTCCCTGGCGGGCGGCTGGCCCCTGGCCCTGGTGTGGCTGGCCACCCTGCTGTGGACCTTCGGCTTCGACACGGTGTATGCCATGGCCGACCGGGACGACGACCGGGCCATCGGCGTGCGCAGCAGCGCCCTCAGCCTGGGTGAGCGCGCACCCCTGGCGGTGGCCCTCAGCTACGGCCTGGCCAGCCTGGCCCTGGGCCTGGCGGCAGGACTCCAGGGCACGGGCTGGATCACCTGGCCCCTCGGCCTGGTGGCAGCCGCGGGCATGCAGTGGCAAGCGGCCCTGCTGAGGCGCCCGAATCTGCCCCGCTCGGCCTTCGGGCGCCATTTCGGCCGCCAGGTGCAACTCGGGGGTCTGCTGCTGCTCGCCCTGGTGCTGGGCCAACTGCCATGA
- a CDS encoding FAD-dependent oxidoreductase — protein sequence MSLAPSGGPAPFDVDVLIVGGGVCGTALLFELARYTDLDRLLLVERYDALARVNSKVSNNSQTIHCGDIETNYTLEKALLVKRTAEMIVHYADLLDPETRKRCVFRTPKMVLGVGERECAFLRERFERFSPHFPAMELLDKQQIASWEPQVGFVNGQMRPEELVAIGIRSTYTAVDYEELSASFVAQARQALVGSGRQLSLQLGTSVAAISPEGEGYRVELVATAGCTSAAGQAPRSVRARHVVVNAGAHSLLMAQRMGFGLEYSCLPVAGSFYFTPDLLQGKVYTVQNDKLPFAAIHGDPDVRAPGKTRFGPTALLLPLLERYKPGSFWEFLQVLRLDWAVLAVFWQLLRTADIRNYIFKNLLFEVPWLRRRLFLADARKIVPSMELGDLSFAEGYGGVRPQLIDKANRKLMLGEASIAARPGLVFNVTPSPGGTCCLGNGARDVAAIAERLGCRFDRDRLARELYGEKVSDAAAEEVVVAG from the coding sequence TTGTCCCTGGCCCCGTCTGGCGGCCCGGCCCCATTTGACGTTGACGTGCTGATTGTCGGTGGCGGCGTGTGCGGCACGGCCCTGCTGTTCGAGCTGGCCCGCTACACGGACCTCGATCGCCTCCTGTTGGTGGAGCGCTATGACGCCCTGGCCCGGGTGAACTCCAAGGTCTCCAACAACAGCCAGACGATCCATTGCGGCGACATCGAGACCAACTACACCTTGGAGAAGGCCCTGCTGGTCAAGCGCACGGCAGAGATGATCGTCCATTACGCCGATCTGCTCGATCCAGAGACCCGCAAGCGCTGCGTGTTTCGCACCCCAAAGATGGTGCTCGGCGTGGGCGAGCGGGAGTGCGCCTTTCTGCGGGAGCGTTTTGAGCGCTTTTCGCCCCACTTCCCCGCCATGGAGCTGCTCGACAAGCAGCAGATAGCCAGCTGGGAGCCCCAGGTGGGCTTTGTCAATGGCCAAATGCGCCCGGAGGAGCTGGTGGCCATCGGTATTCGCAGCACCTACACTGCTGTGGATTACGAGGAGCTCTCGGCCTCCTTTGTGGCCCAAGCCCGGCAGGCACTGGTCGGCAGCGGCCGCCAGCTCAGCCTCCAGCTCGGAACCAGTGTGGCCGCGATCAGCCCGGAGGGTGAGGGCTATCGGGTGGAGTTGGTTGCCACCGCCGGATGCACCAGCGCTGCAGGCCAGGCCCCCCGCAGTGTCCGGGCTCGCCATGTGGTGGTGAATGCCGGCGCCCACAGCCTGCTGATGGCCCAACGGATGGGTTTTGGTCTGGAGTATTCCTGCCTGCCGGTGGCCGGCAGCTTCTACTTCACCCCCGACCTGCTCCAGGGCAAGGTGTACACGGTTCAGAACGACAAGTTGCCCTTCGCCGCCATCCATGGCGACCCGGATGTGCGAGCCCCCGGCAAGACCCGCTTCGGCCCCACGGCCCTGCTGCTGCCGCTGCTGGAGCGTTATAAGCCGGGCTCGTTCTGGGAGTTCCTGCAGGTGCTGCGGCTGGATTGGGCCGTGCTCGCGGTTTTCTGGCAGTTGCTGCGCACCGCTGACATCCGCAATTACATCTTTAAAAACCTGCTGTTTGAGGTGCCCTGGCTGCGGCGGCGCCTGTTTCTGGCCGATGCCCGCAAGATCGTGCCGAGCATGGAGCTGGGCGACCTCAGCTTCGCGGAGGGCTATGGCGGCGTGCGTCCCCAGCTTATTGACAAGGCCAATCGCAAGCTGATGCTGGGCGAGGCCAGCATCGCCGCCCGCCCGGGCCTGGTGTTCAACGTCACCCCCTCTCCAGGCGGCACCTGCTGCCTGGGCAATGGGGCCCGGGATGTGGCGGCTATCGCCGAGCGGCTCGGCTGCCGGTTTGATCGCGACCGGCTGGCCCGGGAGCTCTACGGCGAGAAGGTCTCAGATGCCGCCGCGGAAGAGGTGGTTGTGGCTGGCTGA
- a CDS encoding LD-carboxypeptidase produces MKQPAPLQPGDRVQMVAASSALIGDAALARLDGGISVLQGWGLEVELPPLTGRSWGYLAGSDQERRGDLEAAARRGADLLACVRGGWGAARLLEQPLALPCRWLLGFSDVTSLLWAQLAQGQGGAIHGPLLTTLGAEPAWSQERLRAVLFGEPLAPLQGEGWVGGSAKGPLLAANLTVATHLLGTSHLPDLRGAILVLEDVGEAPYRIERMLTHWRLCGALQKLGGIGLGAFSDCDGNSGGASSDCFSLEQVLRERTADLDMPVVAGLPVGHVAGNAALPLGVMAELDGDSGQLRIGPAATQL; encoded by the coding sequence ATGAAGCAGCCAGCGCCCCTCCAGCCCGGGGACCGGGTACAGATGGTGGCAGCCAGTTCGGCCCTGATTGGGGACGCTGCCCTGGCCCGCCTGGATGGCGGCATCTCGGTGCTCCAGGGGTGGGGCCTGGAGGTGGAGCTCCCCCCGCTGACTGGGCGGAGCTGGGGCTACCTGGCCGGCAGCGATCAGGAGCGGCGCGGCGACCTGGAGGCCGCCGCCCGGCGGGGCGCCGACCTGCTGGCCTGCGTGCGCGGGGGCTGGGGCGCGGCTCGCCTGCTGGAGCAACCCCTGGCCCTGCCCTGCCGCTGGCTGCTGGGCTTCTCCGACGTCACCTCCCTGCTCTGGGCCCAGCTGGCCCAGGGCCAGGGCGGCGCCATCCACGGTCCCCTGCTGACCACCCTGGGGGCCGAGCCCGCCTGGAGCCAGGAGCGGTTGAGGGCCGTGCTGTTCGGCGAACCCCTCGCCCCCCTGCAGGGTGAGGGCTGGGTTGGCGGCAGCGCCAAAGGGCCGCTGCTGGCGGCCAATCTCACCGTGGCCACCCACCTGCTCGGCACCTCCCACCTGCCCGATCTGCGCGGCGCCATCCTGGTGCTGGAGGACGTGGGCGAAGCCCCCTACCGGATCGAGCGGATGCTCACCCACTGGCGCCTGTGCGGGGCACTGCAAAAGCTGGGCGGCATCGGCCTGGGGGCGTTCAGCGACTGCGATGGGAACTCGGGGGGGGCAAGTTCAGATTGCTTCTCGCTTGAGCAGGTGCTGCGTGAGCGCACCGCCGATCTAGACATGCCGGTGGTGGCTGGCCTGCCCGTGGGCCATGTGGCCGGCAATGCGGCTTTGCCCCTGGGGGTCATGGCCGAGCTCGATGGCGACAGCGGTCAGCTGCGAATTGGGCCAGCTGCAACTCAGCTCTAA
- a CDS encoding helix-turn-helix domain-containing protein → MPVPCPNNATGGLSALGEALRHGREAQGLSIAELAGRLNMGLEQLQALEAGDASRLPEAVFVIAQARRVASNLAIDISGPLQMLRASGPFQPQAASAQTPLAPGPTGPRPRPQILGPMALAAAILAGVATGGNLLRQQWLQQRAQPGPAGSRIPIPTAAQPAAVATSSPELVLRSQEPSWLEVKAEAGKVLFRGTFNGERRFPLGGGLQVLAGRPDLVQAQLGTAASRVLGPIDQVRWQRFSAPAP, encoded by the coding sequence TTGCCGGTCCCCTGCCCAAATAACGCGACTGGCGGCCTTTCAGCCCTAGGGGAGGCTCTCCGCCATGGCCGCGAGGCCCAGGGTCTCAGCATTGCCGAGCTGGCTGGTCGGCTCAATATGGGCCTGGAGCAGCTCCAGGCCCTAGAGGCTGGTGATGCCAGCCGCCTGCCCGAAGCCGTATTCGTGATCGCCCAGGCCCGCAGGGTGGCTTCCAACCTGGCAATCGACATCAGTGGCCCCCTGCAGATGCTGCGCGCCAGCGGGCCATTCCAGCCCCAGGCCGCCAGTGCTCAGACCCCGCTCGCCCCAGGGCCAACTGGCCCCCGCCCACGCCCACAGATCCTGGGGCCCATGGCCCTGGCAGCAGCAATCCTGGCTGGGGTGGCAACGGGGGGCAATCTACTGCGCCAGCAATGGTTGCAGCAGCGGGCCCAGCCTGGGCCTGCCGGCAGCCGCATCCCTATCCCAACGGCAGCCCAACCTGCGGCTGTCGCCACCAGCAGCCCGGAGCTCGTGCTGCGCAGCCAGGAGCCCAGCTGGCTGGAGGTGAAGGCCGAAGCAGGCAAGGTCCTCTTCCGCGGCACCTTCAACGGCGAGCGGCGCTTCCCCCTAGGAGGCGGACTGCAGGTGCTCGCCGGGCGACCCGATCTGGTGCAGGCCCAGCTGGGCACCGCAGCGAGCCGGGTCCTGGGCCCGATCGATCAGGTGCGCTGGCAGCGTTTTAGTGCTCCGGCACCCTGA